From a single Gadus morhua chromosome 3, gadMor3.0, whole genome shotgun sequence genomic region:
- the LOC115540366 gene encoding uncharacterized protein LOC115540366 isoform X6 produces MEMFSGGLLLILVMTSSADQEVKQNLISTVGGEVTIPEPVKSRGFVLKQGRFIASVKDSVFEIEDDDFLNRFSWDRASGLFSIRRLQSEDSGDYSVDVNKTAVSFKLSVYDAVLEPGVTVTSVSSERCTLLCAVDQLSGGTLSWYQGEVLVNQSSTQCSLPLTVDRLALRSSYRCVSANPAGNLTRSVDAKTSCTVQQRTGDEEEPIWLFRIVIPIVCGVTFILFLSVIIFYVEASIKQKGGFTQQELEYGRCNTHVRYNEMQAKEN; encoded by the exons ATGGAAATGTTCTCCGGAGGACTTCTCCTGATTTTAG TGATGACGTCATCTGCTGACCAGGAAGTCAAGCAGAACCTGATCTCCACTGTGGGAGGAGAGGTCACCATACCTGAGCCTGTCAAGAGTCGTGGATTTGTTTTGAAACAAGGACGTTTTATCGCTAGTGTGAAAGATAGTGTGTTTGAGATAGAAGATGATGATTTCCTGAACAGATTTTCCTGGGACCGAGCCTCTGGGCTGTTCAGTATAAGAAGACTGCAGAGCGAGGATTCAGGGGATTATTCTGTTGACGTTAACAAGACTGCTGTATCATTCAAGCTGAGTGTTTATG ACGCCGTCCTGGAGCCCGGTGTCACCGTAACGTCTGTGAGCAGCGAGCGCTGCACCCTGCTGTGTGCTGTGGACCAACTGAGTGGAGGGACTCTCTCCTGGTATCAAGGAGAGGTCCTGGTGAACCAGAGCAGCACCcagtgctctctccctctgaccgtGGACAGGCTGGCTCTCCGGTCCTCCTACCGCTGTGTGTCTGCCAACCCTGCTGGTAACCTCACCCGGTCAGTCGACGCTAAGACGTCCTGCACAGTACAGCAGCGCACTG GTGATGAAGAGGAACCCATATGGCTGTTCCGGATTGTGATTCCGATCGTCTGTGGTGTTACATTCATCCTGTTCCTATCTGTCATCATATTCTATGttgaag CTTCAATCAAACAGAAGGGTGGCTTCACACAGCAG GAGCTTGAATACGGCCGCTGCAACACCCACGTCAGATACAACGAGATGCAAGCCAAAGAGAACTGA
- the LOC115540366 gene encoding uncharacterized protein LOC115540366 isoform X5 — translation MEMFSGGLLLILVMTSSADQEVKQNLISTVGGEVTIPEPVKSRGFVLKQGRFIASVKDSVFEIEDDDFLNRFSWDRASGLFSIRRLQSEDSGDYSVDVNKTAVSFKLSVYDAVLEPGVTVTSVSSERCTLLCAVDQLSGGTLSWYQGEVLVNQSSTQCSLPLTVDRLALRSSYRCVSANPAGNLTRSVDAKTSCTVQQRTGDEEEPIWLFRIVIPIVCGVTFILFLSVIIFYVEASIKQKGGFTQQEELEYGRCNTHVRYNEMQAKEN, via the exons ATGGAAATGTTCTCCGGAGGACTTCTCCTGATTTTAG TGATGACGTCATCTGCTGACCAGGAAGTCAAGCAGAACCTGATCTCCACTGTGGGAGGAGAGGTCACCATACCTGAGCCTGTCAAGAGTCGTGGATTTGTTTTGAAACAAGGACGTTTTATCGCTAGTGTGAAAGATAGTGTGTTTGAGATAGAAGATGATGATTTCCTGAACAGATTTTCCTGGGACCGAGCCTCTGGGCTGTTCAGTATAAGAAGACTGCAGAGCGAGGATTCAGGGGATTATTCTGTTGACGTTAACAAGACTGCTGTATCATTCAAGCTGAGTGTTTATG ACGCCGTCCTGGAGCCCGGTGTCACCGTAACGTCTGTGAGCAGCGAGCGCTGCACCCTGCTGTGTGCTGTGGACCAACTGAGTGGAGGGACTCTCTCCTGGTATCAAGGAGAGGTCCTGGTGAACCAGAGCAGCACCcagtgctctctccctctgaccgtGGACAGGCTGGCTCTCCGGTCCTCCTACCGCTGTGTGTCTGCCAACCCTGCTGGTAACCTCACCCGGTCAGTCGACGCTAAGACGTCCTGCACAGTACAGCAGCGCACTG GTGATGAAGAGGAACCCATATGGCTGTTCCGGATTGTGATTCCGATCGTCTGTGGTGTTACATTCATCCTGTTCCTATCTGTCATCATATTCTATGttgaag CTTCAATCAAACAGAAGGGTGGCTTCACACAGCAG GAGGAGCTTGAATACGGCCGCTGCAACACCCACGTCAGATACAACGAGATGCAAGCCAAAGAGAACTGA
- the LOC115540366 gene encoding uncharacterized protein LOC115540366 isoform X3, producing MEMFSGGLLLILVMTSSADQEVKQNLISTVGGEVTIPEPVKSRGFVLKQGRFIASVKDSVFEIEDDDFLNRFSWDRASGLFSIRRLQSEDSGDYSVDVNKTAVSFKLSVYDAVLEPGVTVTSVSSERCTLLCAVDQLSGGTLSWYQGEVLVNQSSTQCSLPLTVDRLALRSSYRCVSANPAGNLTRSVDAKTSCTVQQRTGDEEEPIWLFQVVIPIVCGVTFILFLSVIIFYVERHLQASIEQKGGFTQQEPEHGRCNTHVRYNEIQGKENLKE from the exons ATGGAAATGTTCTCCGGAGGACTTCTCCTGATTTTAG TGATGACGTCATCTGCTGACCAGGAAGTCAAGCAGAACCTGATCTCCACTGTGGGAGGAGAGGTCACCATACCTGAGCCTGTCAAGAGTCGTGGATTTGTTTTGAAACAAGGACGTTTTATCGCTAGTGTGAAAGATAGTGTGTTTGAGATAGAAGATGATGATTTCCTGAACAGATTTTCCTGGGACCGAGCCTCTGGGCTGTTCAGTATAAGAAGACTGCAGAGCGAGGATTCAGGGGATTATTCTGTTGACGTTAACAAGACTGCTGTATCATTCAAGCTGAGTGTTTATG ACGCCGTCCTGGAGCCCGGTGTCACCGTAACGTCTGTGAGCAGCGAGCGCTGCACCCTGCTGTGTGCTGTGGACCAACTGAGTGGAGGGACTCTCTCCTGGTATCAAGGAGAGGTCCTGGTGAACCAGAGCAGCACCcagtgctctctccctctgaccgtGGACAGGCTGGCTCTCCGGTCCTCCTACCGCTGTGTGTCTGCCAACCCTGCTGGTAACCTCACCCGGTCAGTCGACGCTAAGACGTCCTGCACAGTACAGCAGCGCACTG GTGATGAAGAGGAACCCATATGGCTGTTCCAGGTTGTGATTCCGATCGTCTGTGGTGTTACATTCATCCTATTCTTATCTGTCATCATATTCTATGTTGAAAGACATCTCCAAG CTTCAATCGAACAGAAGGGTGGCTTCACACAGCAG GAGCCTGAACACGGCCGCTGCAACACGCACGTCAGATACAACGAGATACAAGGCAAAGAGAACTTAAAGGAATAA
- the LOC115540366 gene encoding uncharacterized protein LOC115540366 isoform X1, whose protein sequence is MEMFSGGLLLILVMTSSADQEVKQNLISTVGGEVTIPEPVKSRGFVLKQGRFIASVKDSVFEIEDDDFLNRFSWDRASGLFSIRRLQSEDSGDYSVDVNKTAVSFKLSVYDAVLEPGVTVTSVSSERCTLLCAVDQLSGGTLSWYQGEVLVNQSSTQCSLPLTVDRLALRSSYRCVSANPAGNLTRSVDAKTSCTVQQRTGDEEEPIWLFQVVIPIVCGVTFILFLSVIIFYVERHLQASIEQKGGFTQQEEPEHGRCNTHVRYNEIQGKENLKE, encoded by the exons ATGGAAATGTTCTCCGGAGGACTTCTCCTGATTTTAG TGATGACGTCATCTGCTGACCAGGAAGTCAAGCAGAACCTGATCTCCACTGTGGGAGGAGAGGTCACCATACCTGAGCCTGTCAAGAGTCGTGGATTTGTTTTGAAACAAGGACGTTTTATCGCTAGTGTGAAAGATAGTGTGTTTGAGATAGAAGATGATGATTTCCTGAACAGATTTTCCTGGGACCGAGCCTCTGGGCTGTTCAGTATAAGAAGACTGCAGAGCGAGGATTCAGGGGATTATTCTGTTGACGTTAACAAGACTGCTGTATCATTCAAGCTGAGTGTTTATG ACGCCGTCCTGGAGCCCGGTGTCACCGTAACGTCTGTGAGCAGCGAGCGCTGCACCCTGCTGTGTGCTGTGGACCAACTGAGTGGAGGGACTCTCTCCTGGTATCAAGGAGAGGTCCTGGTGAACCAGAGCAGCACCcagtgctctctccctctgaccgtGGACAGGCTGGCTCTCCGGTCCTCCTACCGCTGTGTGTCTGCCAACCCTGCTGGTAACCTCACCCGGTCAGTCGACGCTAAGACGTCCTGCACAGTACAGCAGCGCACTG GTGATGAAGAGGAACCCATATGGCTGTTCCAGGTTGTGATTCCGATCGTCTGTGGTGTTACATTCATCCTATTCTTATCTGTCATCATATTCTATGTTGAAAGACATCTCCAAG CTTCAATCGAACAGAAGGGTGGCTTCACACAGCAG GAGGAGCCTGAACACGGCCGCTGCAACACGCACGTCAGATACAACGAGATACAAGGCAAAGAGAACTTAAAGGAATAA
- the LOC115540365 gene encoding uncharacterized protein LOC115540365 isoform X1, with protein MEMFSGGLLLILVMMSSADQEFKQNLISTVGGEVIIPEPDKGPWFLLKDRFIIASVTSDRIITILKNRFLGRLSLHQDTQQFTIRRLQSNDSGIYSVSQGDASESFKLSVYDAVLEPGVTVTSVSSEGCTLLCAVDQLSGGTLSWYQGEVLVNQSSTQRSLPLTVDRLGLRSSYRCVSANPAGNLTRSVDAKTSCPVEQLTGDEEEPIWLFRVVIPIVCGVTFILFLSVIIFYVERHLQASIQRERCVTQQEEFEHGSCNTYVRYNQIQGKENLKE; from the exons ATGGAAATGTTCTCCGGAGGACTTCTCCTCATTTTAG tgatgatgtcatctgcTGACCAGGAATTCAAGCAGAACCTGATCTCCACTGTGGGAGGAGAGGTCATCATACCTGAGCCTGACAAGGGTCCTTGGTTTCTTCTGAAAGATAGATTTATAATCGCTTCAGTGACCAGTGatagaataataacaatattaaaaaaTCGTTTCCTTGGCCGACTGTCCTTGCACCAAGACACTCAGCAATTCACCATACGAAGACTGCAGAGCAACGATTCAGGGATTTATTCTGTTTCTCAAGGAGACGCATCTGAATCATTCAAGCTGAGCGTTTATG ATGCCGTCCTGGAGCCCGGTGTCACCGTAACGTCTGTGAGCAGCGAGGGCTGCACCCTGCTGTGTGCTGTGGACCAACTGAGTGGAGGGACTCTCTCCTGGTATCAAGGAGAGGTCCTGGTGAACCAGAGCAGCACCcagcgctctctccctctgaccgtGGACAGGCTGGGTCTCCGGTCCTCCTACCGCTGTGTGTCTGCCAACCCTGCTGGTAACCTCACCCGGTCAGTCGACGCTAAGACGTCCTGCCCAGTAGAACAGCTCACTG GTGATGAAGAGGAACCCATATGGCTGTTCCGGGTTGTGATTCCGATCGTCTGTGGTGTTACATTCATCCTATTCTTATCTGTCATCATATTCTATGTTGAAAGACATCTCCAAG CTTCAATCCAGCGGGAACGTTGCGTTACACAGCAG GAGGAGTTTGAACACGGCAGCTGCAACACGTACGTCAGATACAACCAGATACAAGGCAAAGAGAACTTAAAGGAATAA
- the LOC115540366 gene encoding uncharacterized protein LOC115540366 isoform X2 gives MEMFSGGLLLILVMTSSADQEVKQNLISTVGGEVTIPEPVKSRGFVLKQGRFIASVKDSVFEIEDDDFLNRFSWDRASGLFSIRRLQSEDSGDYSVDVNKTAVSFKLSVYDAVLEPGVTVTSVSSERCTLLCAVDQLSGGTLSWYQGEVLVNQSSTQCSLPLTVDRLALRSSYRCVSANPAGNLTRSVDAKTSCTVQQRTGDEEEPIWLFRIVIPIVCGVTFILFLSVIIFYVERHLQASIEQKGGFTQQEEPEHGRCNTHVRYNEIQGKENLKE, from the exons ATGGAAATGTTCTCCGGAGGACTTCTCCTGATTTTAG TGATGACGTCATCTGCTGACCAGGAAGTCAAGCAGAACCTGATCTCCACTGTGGGAGGAGAGGTCACCATACCTGAGCCTGTCAAGAGTCGTGGATTTGTTTTGAAACAAGGACGTTTTATCGCTAGTGTGAAAGATAGTGTGTTTGAGATAGAAGATGATGATTTCCTGAACAGATTTTCCTGGGACCGAGCCTCTGGGCTGTTCAGTATAAGAAGACTGCAGAGCGAGGATTCAGGGGATTATTCTGTTGACGTTAACAAGACTGCTGTATCATTCAAGCTGAGTGTTTATG ACGCCGTCCTGGAGCCCGGTGTCACCGTAACGTCTGTGAGCAGCGAGCGCTGCACCCTGCTGTGTGCTGTGGACCAACTGAGTGGAGGGACTCTCTCCTGGTATCAAGGAGAGGTCCTGGTGAACCAGAGCAGCACCcagtgctctctccctctgaccgtGGACAGGCTGGCTCTCCGGTCCTCCTACCGCTGTGTGTCTGCCAACCCTGCTGGTAACCTCACCCGGTCAGTCGACGCTAAGACGTCCTGCACAGTACAGCAGCGCACTG GTGATGAAGAGGAACCCATATGGCTGTTCCGGATTGTGATTCCGATCGTCTGTGGTGTTAC ATTCATCCTATTCTTATCTGTCATCATATTCTATGTTGAAAGACATCTCCAAG CTTCAATCGAACAGAAGGGTGGCTTCACACAGCAG GAGGAGCCTGAACACGGCCGCTGCAACACGCACGTCAGATACAACGAGATACAAGGCAAAGAGAACTTAAAGGAATAA
- the LOC115540366 gene encoding uncharacterized protein LOC115540366 isoform X4, translated as MEMFSGGLLLILVMTSSADQEVKQNLISTVGGEVTIPEPVKSRGFVLKQGRFIASVKDSVFEIEDDDFLNRFSWDRASGLFSIRRLQSEDSGDYSVDVNKTAVSFKLSVYDAVLEPGVTVTSVSSERCTLLCAVDQLSGGTLSWYQGEVLVNQSSTQCSLPLTVDRLALRSSYRCVSANPAGNLTRSVDAKTSCTVQQRTGDEEEPIWLFRIVIPIVCGVTFILFLSVIIFYVEASIKQKGGFTQQEEPEHGRCNTHVRYNEIQGKENLKE; from the exons ATGGAAATGTTCTCCGGAGGACTTCTCCTGATTTTAG TGATGACGTCATCTGCTGACCAGGAAGTCAAGCAGAACCTGATCTCCACTGTGGGAGGAGAGGTCACCATACCTGAGCCTGTCAAGAGTCGTGGATTTGTTTTGAAACAAGGACGTTTTATCGCTAGTGTGAAAGATAGTGTGTTTGAGATAGAAGATGATGATTTCCTGAACAGATTTTCCTGGGACCGAGCCTCTGGGCTGTTCAGTATAAGAAGACTGCAGAGCGAGGATTCAGGGGATTATTCTGTTGACGTTAACAAGACTGCTGTATCATTCAAGCTGAGTGTTTATG ACGCCGTCCTGGAGCCCGGTGTCACCGTAACGTCTGTGAGCAGCGAGCGCTGCACCCTGCTGTGTGCTGTGGACCAACTGAGTGGAGGGACTCTCTCCTGGTATCAAGGAGAGGTCCTGGTGAACCAGAGCAGCACCcagtgctctctccctctgaccgtGGACAGGCTGGCTCTCCGGTCCTCCTACCGCTGTGTGTCTGCCAACCCTGCTGGTAACCTCACCCGGTCAGTCGACGCTAAGACGTCCTGCACAGTACAGCAGCGCACTG GTGATGAAGAGGAACCCATATGGCTGTTCCGGATTGTGATTCCGATCGTCTGTGGTGTTACATTCATCCTGTTCCTATCTGTCATCATATTCTATGttgaag CTTCAATCAAACAGAAGGGTGGCTTCACACAGCAG GAGGAGCCTGAACACGGCCGCTGCAACACGCACGTCAGATACAACGAGATACAAGGCAAAGAGAACTTAAAGGAATAA